A region from the bacterium genome encodes:
- the nifA gene encoding nif-specific transcriptional activator NifA produces MSDQLDLERKLQELTALYEISRDLAMSFNLKSTCQKVMEVLSQILGMTRGVLILRDMVTDELAIEVIHGFSQSEIADKKNQVVNQGTTKVFQSGLTALIPRRGNEPILLTHPKSVSKFVRQEILFICVPIKVNGETLGVLGADRLFTENTGLAEDIRVLNVIASLIAQAVKLNQMITESQRNLLETNLALKQELKSKYKLENVIGTSKRMQEVFALVEQVSKSKVTVLLRGESGTGKELIAHAIHYHSPRAEQPFIKLSCAALPETLLESELFGHEKGAFTGAIKSKPGRFELADGGTLFLDEIGDIPLTTQVKLLRVLQEKKFERVGGTKTISVDVRIIAATNRDLETAIRQKQFREDLYYRLNVVPIFIPPLRDRKEDIPALVDSFLTRFNLEYGKELRISPEALYQLERYPWPGNVRELENCIERLVVQTRGDVIQPNDLPIQLQISALPETNDSKISQLVSGNSLLTKVEELEKEQITAAMIKCGGVQARAARLLGITPRQLQYKLKKYRISIPPV; encoded by the coding sequence GTGTCCGACCAATTAGATTTAGAACGTAAACTTCAGGAACTTACCGCGTTATACGAAATCAGTCGCGATCTCGCGATGTCGTTCAATCTAAAGTCTACTTGCCAGAAGGTTATGGAAGTATTGTCGCAGATTCTCGGTATGACCCGTGGTGTATTGATACTGCGTGATATGGTAACCGATGAACTCGCTATTGAGGTTATTCATGGATTTTCACAAAGCGAAATCGCAGATAAGAAGAATCAAGTTGTTAATCAGGGTACCACAAAAGTGTTCCAGAGCGGGTTAACGGCGCTTATACCGCGCAGAGGTAATGAACCGATATTGCTGACTCACCCAAAATCGGTGAGTAAATTTGTTCGGCAGGAGATTTTGTTTATCTGCGTACCGATTAAAGTTAATGGGGAAACGTTAGGCGTGTTGGGTGCCGATCGATTATTTACCGAAAACACAGGATTAGCCGAGGATATTCGCGTATTAAACGTCATTGCTTCCCTCATTGCGCAAGCGGTTAAACTGAACCAAATGATAACCGAATCTCAGCGGAATCTGCTAGAGACCAATCTTGCTCTGAAACAGGAACTGAAATCAAAATATAAACTTGAAAATGTTATTGGAACGAGCAAACGAATGCAGGAAGTATTTGCGTTAGTTGAACAAGTGAGTAAAAGTAAAGTGACAGTGCTACTCCGTGGTGAATCTGGTACCGGGAAAGAACTTATTGCGCATGCAATCCATTATCATAGTCCGCGAGCTGAACAGCCATTTATAAAACTCTCCTGTGCAGCGTTACCAGAAACCTTGTTAGAATCGGAATTGTTTGGACATGAAAAAGGTGCGTTTACCGGTGCAATTAAATCGAAACCCGGTCGGTTCGAACTTGCTGATGGCGGAACATTATTTCTCGATGAAATTGGCGATATTCCGTTAACGACACAGGTTAAACTTCTTCGGGTTCTACAGGAAAAGAAATTTGAACGAGTTGGTGGAACCAAAACAATTTCTGTTGATGTTCGGATCATCGCAGCAACCAATCGTGATTTAGAAACCGCAATACGCCAGAAACAGTTTCGCGAGGATTTATATTATCGGCTGAACGTTGTGCCGATATTCATCCCGCCGTTACGCGACCGGAAAGAAGATATCCCGGCATTAGTAGATAGTTTCCTGACACGGTTTAATCTGGAATATGGAAAAGAACTTCGAATATCGCCTGAAGCGCTCTATCAGCTAGAACGCTATCCCTGGCCGGGGAATGTCCGGGAATTAGAGAATTGTATTGAACGGTTAGTCGTACAAACCCGAGGAGATGTTATTCAGCCGAACGATTTACCGATACAATTACAGATTTCTGCTCTTCCAGAAACTAATGATTCTAAAATTAGCCAGCTTGTTTCTGGCAATTCGTTATTAACCAAAGTGGAAGAACTTGAAAAAGAACAGATTACCGCCGCAATGATTAAATGCGGTGGGGTGCAGGCGCGTGCAGCTAGACTCCTTGGTATTACCCCGCGTCAACTGCAGTATAAGCTTAAGAAATATCGTATCTCAATACCTCCGGTTTAA
- a CDS encoding P-II family nitrogen regulator, giving the protein MKKVECIIKPFKLEDVKEALADIGITGMTISEVKGFGRQKGHTELYRGSEYTVDFLPKVKIEIIVKDEDVDRVVESIATAARTGRIGDGKIFIHPVEKVVRIRTGEIDAEAL; this is encoded by the coding sequence ATGAAAAAAGTTGAATGTATCATAAAACCGTTTAAACTGGAAGATGTTAAAGAAGCGCTGGCGGATATCGGGATTACTGGGATGACAATTTCTGAAGTGAAAGGATTCGGGCGGCAGAAAGGACATACTGAACTATATCGCGGGTCGGAATATACCGTTGATTTCTTGCCAAAAGTTAAAATAGAGATTATTGTTAAAGATGAAGATGTAGACCGTGTCGTTGAATCCATAGCGACTGCAGCACGTACTGGTCGAATTGGAGATGGAAAAATATTCATTCATCCGGTAGAAAAAGTCGTTCGCATCCGAACCGGTGAAATTGATGCAGAAGCACTGTAA
- a CDS encoding ATP-binding protein, producing the protein MNTLEVPPIGCDKCDGYGNLITPQGAMECECKRRANTVMRLIAANIPPMYREKSLETFKTNTKAREKVFELAKKYIEDYTANQRGLLFWGKCGTGKSHLAVAILKALIHKGYTGLFYNTITLLDAIRATYDSSDESATWDLIDRVCDTDILVLDDLGAEKTSGWVNERLYAIVNKRYENRKTTIVTTNRDIPELKEQIGDRIYSRLVEMCFSIPFEGKDYRIEMMKSGEKLP; encoded by the coding sequence ATGAATACACTTGAGGTTCCACCTATCGGCTGCGATAAATGCGACGGATACGGTAATCTTATCACACCGCAAGGAGCGATGGAATGCGAATGTAAACGACGAGCGAATACCGTTATGCGATTAATTGCAGCAAATATCCCTCCAATGTATCGCGAAAAAAGCTTAGAAACTTTTAAAACGAACACCAAAGCCCGGGAGAAAGTATTTGAGCTCGCTAAAAAATATATTGAAGATTATACAGCGAACCAACGCGGACTCCTCTTTTGGGGTAAATGCGGAACCGGGAAAAGCCATCTTGCCGTAGCGATTCTAAAAGCGCTGATTCATAAAGGTTATACCGGATTATTTTATAATACTATAACGTTGTTAGATGCTATACGTGCAACGTACGATAGCAGTGATGAATCCGCTACTTGGGATTTAATTGACCGGGTTTGTGATACCGATATTTTAGTTCTCGATGACCTCGGTGCGGAAAAAACTAGCGGCTGGGTGAATGAACGACTGTATGCTATTGTCAATAAACGGTATGAAAACAGGAAAACAACGATTGTTACGACCAATCGCGATATCCCAGAACTAAAAGAACAAATTGGTGATAGAATATATTCGCGGTTGGTAGAAATGTGTTTTAGTATCCCATTTGAAGGAAAAGATTACCGGATCGAAATGATGAAATCAGGAGAAAAACTTCCCTAA
- a CDS encoding divergent polysaccharide deacetylase family protein — protein sequence MEMQYIKLVIIMLLLVFGASFTQAYQIVLDGEDPVLSIKTGAFILDKTGSFNGNFKFSAVGPSIGTSLAVWTIDGIPTGTYFIEFYVDNGNYAATAEYIIEDDYGVSTVIRSQNYVGTGWHSLATCKFTNAGRITQTDHWTGAGTKVIADALRLTYLGTPSLPTIDVTTPAITIVVDDLGTLNPYDMSTYTYQLFAQCSSITYAVMPFQAYTLSVLTVAAAKELETILHQPMQATVDPNYNPSDATCLYIGMSDAEILSCLTTNINSEYPYIIGMNNHRGSRFSQFAHGLQVVMNKLRDRRMIFYDSRTITDSVAYDIAKQTGLLTAERDLFGDGASVQDTKARILSIAERAKYSPNYNHLLICHQYNDTVPALLTVAYDLQTAGVAWIRLSKNVAYIVETDFQPAGASVILTGSWQTTANDMISQECYDGNAYYAIGTATYQSAKFVPNLQEAGKYEIFVGFGAGTTNAADSVKVTIRTISGDSVFILNQAREPNRWHYIGTYQMPADTNGYVMLDNSLVGSGSKQIRADCVKWVYKDVIHTVPVVLSEWWLE from the coding sequence ATGGAAATGCAATATATAAAATTGGTTATAATCATGTTGTTGCTAGTATTCGGTGCATCTTTTACGCAAGCGTATCAGATTGTGCTAGATGGAGAAGACCCAGTATTAAGTATAAAAACCGGCGCGTTCATTCTGGATAAAACTGGCAGTTTTAACGGTAACTTTAAATTCAGTGCTGTCGGTCCAAGTATCGGAACGTCGTTAGCAGTCTGGACTATTGATGGGATTCCTACCGGAACCTATTTCATCGAGTTCTATGTCGATAACGGAAATTATGCCGCAACTGCGGAATATATTATCGAAGATGATTATGGCGTTTCAACAGTTATCCGGTCGCAGAATTATGTCGGCACCGGTTGGCATTCGTTAGCAACCTGCAAATTTACTAACGCTGGTAGAATAACCCAGACTGACCACTGGACTGGTGCGGGAACTAAAGTTATCGCGGATGCGCTCAGATTGACCTATCTAGGCACACCGAGTCTACCAACGATAGATGTTACTACACCAGCGATAACTATCGTGGTAGATGACCTAGGAACCTTGAACCCTTATGATATGTCAACGTATACCTATCAACTATTCGCTCAATGTTCGAGTATAACCTATGCAGTTATGCCGTTTCAGGCTTATACCCTGTCAGTATTAACCGTTGCGGCGGCGAAAGAACTCGAAACCATATTGCATCAGCCGATGCAAGCAACCGTAGATCCGAATTATAATCCATCGGATGCAACCTGTCTATATATTGGGATGAGTGATGCGGAAATTTTATCCTGTTTAACGACTAATATCAATTCCGAATATCCCTATATCATCGGTATGAATAATCATCGAGGGAGCCGGTTCAGCCAGTTTGCGCACGGTCTGCAGGTGGTTATGAATAAACTGAGAGACCGGCGGATGATTTTTTACGATAGCCGGACGATAACAGATTCCGTTGCTTATGATATAGCTAAACAGACGGGATTACTTACCGCAGAACGGGATTTATTCGGTGACGGTGCGTCGGTTCAGGATACAAAAGCTCGGATTCTATCAATAGCAGAACGTGCAAAATATTCCCCGAACTATAACCATCTCCTGATATGCCACCAATATAATGACACTGTTCCTGCGTTATTAACCGTTGCGTACGATTTACAAACCGCTGGCGTCGCCTGGATTCGGCTCTCGAAAAACGTTGCGTATATCGTTGAAACCGATTTCCAGCCGGCAGGTGCATCGGTTATTTTAACCGGTTCTTGGCAGACGACCGCAAACGATATGATTTCGCAAGAGTGTTATGATGGGAATGCATATTATGCCATTGGCACCGCAACCTATCAGTCAGCGAAATTCGTTCCGAACCTGCAGGAAGCTGGGAAATATGAAATCTTCGTCGGGTTCGGAGCGGGGACTACGAACGCTGCAGATTCGGTTAAAGTAACCATTCGAACGATTAGTGGGGATTCAGTTTTCATTCTGAACCAAGCGCGGGAACCGAACCGATGGCACTATATCGGAACCTATCAAATGCCAGCAGACACGAACGGATATGTTATGCTGGATAACTCACTGGTTGGAAGTGGAAGCAAACAGATTCGCGCAGATTGCGTGAAGTGGGTATATAAAGATGTAATTCATACTGTGCCGGTGGTTTTGAGTGAATGGTGGTTGGAATAG
- a CDS encoding SUMF1/EgtB/PvdO family nonheme iron enzyme → MNINLAKTIISVCMLASVSVGFTAPNGEAKQFKFSTTIEKERPELNEETKRLIAAYRRDPSEANLAALRKQVEVNYDKVIMRKKAKLEELKRTAKDTSKVQEMQEIVDEVIQNREKRIEQSLLRFTDPRLRPGSRYTNDGYLPVLGAAHNVSIAYTPVTNEEYFKFITATGRKPPKDWINGIMPVDKERHPVVNVSYDDATAYCKWLSDRDGKAIYRLPTEMEWELAAGHMPKDADFNCGEKNGTTPVDAYAKTLAACGAIDMWGNCWEWTSTKIATSQGIEPGKTVMVVKGGSWCSARMSCRTEYREGREPSASFSDVGFRVVREN, encoded by the coding sequence ATGAATATCAATCTGGCTAAAACCATAATATCAGTGTGCATGCTCGCAAGCGTTAGCGTAGGATTCACAGCTCCAAATGGAGAAGCAAAACAATTCAAATTCAGCACCACAATCGAGAAAGAGCGTCCGGAGCTGAATGAAGAAACAAAAAGATTAATTGCAGCGTATCGTAGGGATCCATCCGAGGCGAATCTGGCGGCATTGAGAAAACAGGTTGAAGTTAATTATGATAAAGTTATTATGCGTAAAAAGGCGAAGCTTGAGGAGTTAAAGCGAACTGCCAAGGATACATCCAAGGTTCAGGAAATGCAGGAGATTGTAGATGAGGTGATTCAGAACAGAGAAAAACGCATTGAACAAAGCTTGCTCCGTTTCACCGATCCACGTCTTCGTCCCGGTTCCCGTTATACCAATGATGGATATTTGCCAGTGCTCGGAGCCGCTCATAACGTATCGATCGCTTACACTCCGGTCACAAACGAAGAATATTTCAAATTCATTACGGCAACGGGAAGAAAGCCGCCGAAGGATTGGATTAATGGAATTATGCCTGTTGATAAGGAACGGCATCCCGTGGTGAATGTATCCTATGATGATGCCACCGCATATTGTAAATGGCTCTCGGATAGGGATGGGAAAGCAATTTACCGCCTGCCCACCGAAATGGAATGGGAGCTTGCTGCTGGACACATGCCTAAAGATGCGGATTTCAATTGCGGCGAGAAAAACGGAACGACGCCAGTTGATGCTTATGCAAAAACACTAGCGGCTTGCGGTGCAATCGACATGTGGGGTAATTGTTGGGAATGGACTTCTACCAAAATCGCGACTTCCCAAGGCATAGAACCTGGTAAAACTGTTATGGTGGTAAAGGGCGGGTCTTGGTGTTCAGCTCGGATGAGCTGCCGCACCGAATATAGGGAAGGAAGGGAACCATCGGCTAGCTTCAGTGATGTTGGTTTCCGAGTCGTCCGCGAGAATTGA
- a CDS encoding carbohydrate ABC transporter permease, protein MSAEDIETQERILTKRSAILVIPVYVVLITWAFVSFVPVIWMFLTAFTQKDLLVKMPPEISLRGFTFDNFVRLYEYSQIPLVSTGSWLASWLPKFLVDMKVGIIVRWFLNSLFLACVNTGFNLFFDSLAGYSFAKRRFPGNKFLFWMILSTMMVPGQVTLVPLFLMMINLGLLDSYLALILPSIAGVFGIFLMKQYIQSLPSDLEEAGRIDGCSEFGIFWRIILPLCKPVLAVLGIFIFVGNWNNFLWPLIILKSEKMYTLQVGLAILQQLQEHGVDYGIRMAGAVVAAVPILIVFLFMQKYFIKGLTIGSVKG, encoded by the coding sequence ATGTCGGCTGAAGATATTGAAACTCAAGAGAGAATTTTAACCAAACGAAGTGCTATTTTGGTTATTCCGGTATATGTTGTGCTGATAACGTGGGCGTTCGTATCGTTTGTTCCGGTTATCTGGATGTTTCTAACCGCATTCACGCAAAAAGATTTGTTGGTGAAAATGCCGCCGGAAATAAGTTTGCGTGGGTTCACGTTCGATAATTTCGTTCGGCTGTATGAGTATTCGCAGATACCGCTGGTCAGTACTGGCAGCTGGCTTGCTAGCTGGTTACCGAAATTTCTCGTTGATATGAAAGTCGGAATAATTGTTCGTTGGTTTTTAAATTCACTATTTCTCGCTTGTGTGAACACTGGGTTTAACTTATTCTTCGATTCATTAGCTGGATATTCGTTTGCGAAACGGCGATTTCCGGGAAATAAATTCTTATTCTGGATGATTTTATCAACGATGATGGTTCCTGGTCAGGTAACGTTAGTTCCATTATTTTTAATGATGATTAACCTCGGATTATTAGATAGTTATCTTGCGTTGATACTACCGTCAATAGCCGGGGTGTTCGGGATATTTTTAATGAAACAGTATATTCAGAGTTTGCCATCGGATCTAGAAGAAGCAGGCCGGATTGATGGTTGTAGCGAGTTCGGGATATTCTGGCGAATTATTTTGCCGTTATGTAAGCCAGTATTGGCAGTACTTGGTATCTTCATTTTCGTGGGAAACTGGAATAATTTCCTCTGGCCATTGATTATTTTAAAAAGTGAAAAGATGTATACCTTGCAAGTTGGATTAGCTATTCTTCAGCAATTGCAAGAACATGGGGTAGATTATGGAATTCGTATGGCCGGCGCAGTGGTTGCCGCGGTTCCAATTCTTATCGTGTTCCTATTCATGCAGAAATATTTTATTAAAGGGTTAACCATCGGCAGCGTGAAAGGATAA
- a CDS encoding type II secretion system protein GspG has product MKKAFLVMFVVIIIAGGLYFLWIKPKLNPAVTPIQLTGSPAEKEQAIKNQLAQAEDDLRSLHIALDSWKVDNKTYPDTLFVLTTPIAYIVRIPTDPFTQNAVFNYKKLNDNDFIIWSIGPDGKNDNGQIVYDQNNGLTSSGDIIRRPKTN; this is encoded by the coding sequence ATGAAAAAAGCATTTTTGGTTATGTTCGTAGTAATCATTATCGCTGGTGGACTATACTTTCTATGGATAAAACCGAAATTAAACCCTGCAGTAACTCCTATCCAACTCACAGGGTCACCAGCTGAAAAGGAACAGGCTATTAAAAATCAGCTTGCACAAGCGGAGGATGATCTTCGTTCGCTTCATATCGCATTAGATTCCTGGAAAGTTGATAATAAAACTTATCCGGATACGTTATTTGTTTTGACAACACCGATTGCATATATAGTTAGGATTCCTACCGACCCGTTCACTCAAAATGCAGTATTCAATTATAAGAAACTCAATGATAATGATTTTATTATCTGGAGTATCGGACCGGATGGGAAAAATGATAACGGGCAAATTGTTTATGACCAGAATAACGGATTAACCAGCAGTGGTGATATTATTCGGAGACCGAAAACCAATTAA
- a CDS encoding DUF2997 domain-containing protein: MRKRKIEFEIEIDPTGEVKVHIQGVKGKGCLQYADLFKHIVGEIKQQTLTPEYYEPPDTDVSISIQTENS; the protein is encoded by the coding sequence ATGCGAAAGAGAAAAATCGAGTTTGAAATTGAAATCGACCCGACCGGAGAAGTGAAAGTCCATATTCAAGGTGTCAAGGGGAAAGGATGTCTGCAGTATGCGGATTTATTTAAGCATATCGTCGGCGAAATTAAACAGCAAACGCTAACTCCCGAATACTACGAACCGCCGGATACGGATGTTAGCATTTCTATCCAGACTGAAAATAGTTAA
- a CDS encoding cob(I)yrinic acid a,c-diamide adenosyltransferase, whose amino-acid sequence MGKGLVHVYTGDGKGKTTSAYGLAVRAIGAHKRVLILQFLKPNAETSGENAAFRQLRPKPTVVCVNHYQGWLFHTPEYEKNFPIATEEIRKSLDWLEQEWQSGKYDMVILDEINNAMDLKVASISRVIELIKTRPEKIELVLTGRNAPQEIIALADYVTEMKSIKHPADSGVKPRKGIEF is encoded by the coding sequence ATGGGTAAAGGATTGGTTCATGTTTATACCGGTGACGGGAAAGGGAAAACGACTAGTGCGTATGGGTTAGCGGTTCGTGCGATAGGTGCGCATAAACGCGTGTTAATTTTGCAGTTCTTGAAACCGAATGCGGAAACATCGGGAGAAAATGCGGCGTTCCGTCAATTACGACCGAAACCGACGGTCGTTTGTGTCAACCATTATCAAGGATGGTTATTCCACACGCCGGAATATGAAAAGAATTTTCCGATTGCAACCGAAGAAATCAGGAAATCACTTGATTGGCTGGAACAAGAATGGCAATCTGGAAAGTATGATATGGTTATTTTAGATGAAATAAATAATGCAATGGATTTAAAAGTTGCTTCAATCTCGCGAGTTATCGAGTTAATCAAGACTCGGCCGGAAAAAATCGAGTTGGTTTTAACCGGACGGAATGCGCCGCAAGAGATTATTGCGCTAGCGGATTATGTAACGGAAATGAAATCAATAAAACATCCGGCTGATTCCGGCGTTAAGCCACGGAAAGGAATCGAATTTTAA
- a CDS encoding extracellular solute-binding protein yields the protein MVNKCSKQTRLISFILFGILGGLLVTGCAWLKLGQKQKEEKMIIEVWNFPRPKETEAWQFSTFSTFEKKYPNVKVEFTRLSWARGGQKLDVAVAGSNYPDICGSAMKPSYVLQDVLEPLDDYLTPEERADIFPQPLKVCQFEGKTYAFPWYSTVYITILNTDIFKERGVPLPKDGIWTYEEFVEKMQKLTFDRDGDGKIDVYGIGFGVMPGTGEAWGVMYSDGGRFFNDEMTVCTITSAEFMSGVQKLVDLEHKYKCALPNAGGLEPSGAVWDTFMSEKRPLAATFQGQWALISLKKRNKKIDDRDPEAVRQNWKKLNFSAAITPIGKSGKITTASPGVGNWVVFKQSDPKKRALCIELAKMLALSDEAQWINYNSGTLPVRKSIGNIYGDDPDFAILFKAYENVIMPAFHPEGQKMDNVIQRQIQNALLKEKSVETAMQDAAREVGHILAMYQKERTMTKESHGPKLTPRQMMVVISVGIIVAIILVITVLLLREPEPMKLLRKHFWSYLFIAPSLFVFTIFMLMPVTYSIILAFQKFSVTGSSWVGFANFYKVFTSEVFWKYAIPNTLVYTCIMVPEGIIVALLLASVINPLGPKTRAFFRAAYYLPGVIGAVLIAMIWKWIYDPTFGLFNSVINSFINLISPFPILKNAFDTTTYTVPWLVSICIFVGLLYLFGSMLVRGYIYLLCKGKNPERPSNLNFTPAQKTVLYIASVVSIAIIAGILGIIIQKVIFTPAQVYLSSIREKHQVDWLINPAIALYSIMLSGMLMAPGGGVILFLAAMGRVPKELHESAMIDGAGGIKRWWTITVPLLRPTILYLLVMGTIGSFQVFTNIYIMTGGGPGYATTPLVMLIFQTGFENFEFGLASAQALVLFVMVVTVAVIQFKFLKSDVEY from the coding sequence ATGGTAAACAAATGCTCAAAACAAACTCGATTAATTAGCTTCATTCTCTTCGGTATCCTTGGAGGACTGCTTGTCACCGGTTGCGCTTGGCTGAAACTTGGGCAGAAACAAAAAGAAGAAAAAATGATTATTGAAGTCTGGAATTTTCCACGACCGAAAGAAACTGAAGCGTGGCAATTTAGTACCTTTTCAACTTTCGAGAAGAAATATCCGAATGTTAAAGTCGAGTTTACCCGATTATCTTGGGCGCGTGGCGGTCAGAAACTTGATGTAGCGGTTGCCGGCAGTAATTATCCGGATATCTGTGGGTCAGCCATGAAACCGTCGTATGTCCTCCAAGATGTACTCGAACCGCTTGATGATTATCTCACCCCGGAAGAACGAGCAGATATCTTTCCACAACCGTTGAAAGTATGTCAGTTTGAAGGGAAAACCTATGCGTTTCCGTGGTATTCAACGGTATATATCACCATTTTAAATACTGATATCTTTAAAGAACGTGGGGTTCCTTTACCAAAAGATGGTATCTGGACGTATGAAGAGTTTGTTGAGAAGATGCAGAAACTGACATTCGACCGAGATGGAGACGGGAAAATTGATGTTTACGGAATTGGGTTCGGTGTTATGCCAGGCACGGGTGAAGCATGGGGCGTGATGTATAGTGACGGTGGCAGGTTTTTTAACGATGAGATGACCGTATGTACAATAACCAGTGCAGAATTTATGTCCGGGGTACAAAAACTGGTTGATTTAGAGCATAAATATAAATGTGCGTTACCGAACGCTGGCGGATTAGAACCATCCGGTGCGGTCTGGGATACATTCATGAGCGAAAAACGGCCGTTAGCGGCAACGTTCCAAGGCCAATGGGCGTTAATTTCATTAAAAAAACGGAATAAAAAAATTGATGACCGAGACCCGGAAGCGGTTCGACAGAACTGGAAGAAACTGAATTTTTCTGCAGCGATAACCCCGATTGGGAAAAGCGGGAAAATAACCACTGCATCACCCGGAGTCGGCAATTGGGTGGTATTCAAACAATCAGATCCCAAAAAACGAGCGTTATGTATTGAATTAGCGAAAATGTTAGCGTTATCTGATGAAGCGCAATGGATTAACTATAATTCCGGCACACTTCCGGTTCGGAAATCAATCGGTAACATTTATGGCGATGACCCAGATTTCGCTATTTTATTTAAAGCGTATGAAAATGTGATTATGCCTGCGTTCCATCCGGAAGGGCAGAAGATGGATAATGTAATTCAGCGGCAGATACAGAATGCCCTGCTAAAAGAGAAATCGGTTGAAACCGCTATGCAGGATGCGGCGCGAGAAGTTGGGCATATTTTAGCGATGTACCAGAAAGAGCGAACCATGACAAAAGAAAGTCACGGACCAAAACTAACCCCACGACAAATGATGGTGGTTATATCAGTAGGGATTATTGTCGCGATTATTTTAGTGATAACTGTACTGCTGCTACGCGAACCGGAACCGATGAAATTACTCCGAAAACATTTCTGGTCATATTTATTTATTGCGCCGAGTTTATTCGTATTCACGATTTTCATGCTCATGCCAGTAACCTATTCAATTATTTTAGCATTCCAGAAATTTAGCGTTACCGGCAGTTCTTGGGTTGGATTCGCAAATTTCTACAAAGTTTTCACCAGTGAAGTATTCTGGAAATATGCGATTCCGAATACGCTCGTCTATACCTGCATTATGGTTCCGGAAGGAATCATTGTTGCGTTGTTATTAGCGAGTGTGATTAATCCGCTCGGTCCGAAAACCCGTGCTTTTTTCCGTGCAGCGTATTATCTGCCTGGAGTAATTGGAGCGGTGCTGATTGCGATGATCTGGAAATGGATTTATGACCCGACATTCGGCTTATTTAATTCGGTTATCAATAGTTTTATTAATCTCATCAGTCCGTTCCCGATTCTTAAAAACGCGTTTGATACCACAACATATACTGTGCCCTGGTTGGTTTCAATCTGCATTTTCGTCGGACTACTCTATTTATTCGGTTCGATGTTGGTACGTGGGTATATCTACCTGCTCTGTAAAGGGAAAAATCCGGAACGACCGTCAAACCTTAACTTTACACCCGCACAAAAAACTGTTCTCTACATTGCCAGTGTAGTCTCGATAGCAATTATCGCTGGAATTCTCGGAATTATTATTCAAAAAGTTATTTTCACCCCAGCGCAAGTCTATTTATCATCAATTCGGGAAAAACATCAGGTTGATTGGTTGATAAATCCGGCGATCGCGTTATATTCGATTATGTTATCCGGAATGCTCATGGCACCAGGCGGTGGTGTGATACTCTTTTTAGCAGCAATGGGTCGTGTTCCGAAAGAACTCCACGAATCTGCTATGATTGACGGTGCAGGTGGGATAAAACGGTGGTGGACAATTACCGTTCCACTGTTACGACCGACGATACTATACCTGCTGGTAATGGGCACCATTGGATCGTTCCAAGTATTCACGAATATCTATATTATGACCGGTGGTGGTCCGGGATATGCTACCACGCCATTGGTTATGTTGATATTCCAAACCGGTTTCGAAAATTTCGAGTTCGGATTAGCATCAGCGCAGGCGCTCGTCTTATTTGTTATGGTAGTTACCGTAGCCGTAATTCAATTTAAGTTTTTGAAAAGTGATGTCGAATATTAA